The Cyprinus carpio isolate SPL01 chromosome B17, ASM1834038v1, whole genome shotgun sequence genome has a window encoding:
- the ptpreb gene encoding protein tyrosine phosphatase receptor type Eb, whose translation MMVLFLVSTALISNSSSHGNLTTESPAPQGSHVLASGLVTSLLLVIFLLLIAYILRFREQRKDLVASVDKKLPNGFLEDQEQTVVLLPRSPSPSKHYFPIPLDSLEEEFRLRLADDGKLFREEFNSLPCGFGCGTFEEASRDENREKNRYPNILPYDHSRVLLSHIDGYMGSDYINASYIDGYREKNKFIAAQGPKPETVGDFWRMVWEQKSATIVMLTNTRERKEEKCYQYWPEQGCWIYGCVRVAMEDVTVLVDYTIRKFCVQHHAADGCRPPRLVTQLHFTSWPDFGVPLSPIGMLKFLKKVKTVNPVHAGPIIVHCSAGVGRTGTFIVIDAMMDMMHAEARVDVFGFVSRIRKQRCQLIQTDMQYSFIYQALLEHNLYGDTELDIASLEGHLHRLHNTHTQMDRVGLEEEFRKLTNVRIMKENMRTGNLPANMRKNRVLQIIPYDFNRVILSMKRGQEFTDYINASFIDGYRQKDYFIATQAPLAHTVQDFWRMVWEWKCHSIVMLTELKEREQEKCVRYWPAEGSVSFGDYVLELKRDTLCETFSIRDMLLSYASEKQTRLVRQFHFHGWPEIGSPSDGKGMIDIIAAVQKQQQQSGNNPIVVHCSAGAGRTGTFIALSNILERVKAEGLLDVFQTVKSLRTRRPHMVQTVEQYDFCYRVVQDFVDIYSDYANFK comes from the exons GTTTAGAGAGCAAAGGAAGGATCTTGTTGCCTCGGTTGACAAAAAATTGCCAAATGGCTTTTTGGAAGATCAAG aaCAAACGGTGGTGCTCCTCCCCAGATCACCCTCTCCATCAAAGCATTATTTCCCCATCCCTCTGGACTCCCTGGAGGAAGAATTTCGCCTACGCTTGGCAGATGATGGCAAACTGTTCAGAGAGGAATTTAAT TCTTTGCCTTGCGGTTTTGGCTGTGGAACATTTGAAGAGGCGAGCAGAGATGAGAACAGAGAAAAGAACAGATATCCCAATATTCTGCCCT ATGACCACTCAAGAGTGCTGCTTTCACACATAGATGGATATATGGGCTCTGATTACATAAATGCCTCTTATATAGAT GgctacagagaaaaaaacaaatttattgcAGCTCAAG GCCCAAAACCAGAGACAGTGGGAGATTTCTGGAGGATGGTTTGGGAGCAGAAATCTGCCACTATAGTCATGTTGACCAacacaagagagagaaaagag GAAAAGTGTTATCAGTACTGGCCTGAGCAGGGCTGCTGGATCTATGGCTGTGTGAGGGTGGCAATGGAAGATGTCACAGTGTTGGTGGACTACACGATCAGGAAGTTCTGTGTGCAGCAT CATGCTGCTGATGGCTGCAGACCTCCAAGGTTGGTCACTCAGCTGCATTTCACCAGCTGGCCTGATTTTGGTGTACCCCTTTCCCCTATTGGCATGCTTAAGTTCCTCAAGAAAGTCAAGACTGTCAACCCTGTCCATGCTGGACCAATTATAGTGCACTGTAG TGCTGGGGTTGGCAGGACTGGGACGTTCATTGTGATTGACGCGATGATGGATATGATGCACGCTGAAGCGAGGGTGGACGTGTTCGGCTTTGTGTCCAGGATAAGAAAGCAGCGCTGTCAGCTCATTCAAACGGAC ATGCAGTATTCATTCATTTACCAGGCACTTTTAGAGCATAACCTGTATGGTGACACAGAGTTAGACATTGCTTCTTTAGAAGGCCACCTCCACAgactccacaacacacacacacaaatggaccGAGTGGGTCTGGAGGAAGAATTCAGA AAATTAACTAATGTCCGCATAATGAAGGAGAACATGAGAACCGGAAATCTGCCTGCCAACATGAGAAAGAACAGAGTACTGCAGATCATCCCAT ATGACTTCAACAGGGTAATATTATCAATGAAAAGAGGGCAAGAATTCACAGACTACATTAATGCATCTTTCATAGAT GGTTATAGGCAGAAGGATTACTTTATAGCAACTCAGGCACCTTTGGCTCACACTGTGCAGGACTTCTGGCGCATGGTATGGGAGTGGAAGTGCCACTCTATTGTCATGCTGACtgagctgaaagagagagagcag GAGAAGTGCGTGCGTtactggccagcagagggcagcgtTTCTTTTGGAGATTATGTACTGGAGCTGAAGAGAGACACGCTCTGTGAGACTTTCAGCATTCGAGACATGCTGCTGTCATATGCATCA GAAAAGCAGACCCGTCTAGTCAGACAGTTCCACTTCCATGGTTGGCCAGAGATTGGAAGCCCATCAGACGGAAAGGGAATGATTGACATTATTGCTGCAGTGcagaaacaacagcagcagtCTGGAAACAACCCTATAGTGGTGCATTGCAG TGCTGGTGCTGGTCGGACCGGAACCTTCATTGCCCTCAGCAACATCTTAGAGCGGGTCAAAGCCGAGGGGTTACTGGACGTATTCCAGACAGTGAAGAGTTTACGCACTCGGAGACCACATATGGTCCAAACTGTG GAACAATATGACTTCTGCTACAGAGTTGTGCAAGATTTTGTTGACATCTACTCAGACTATGCTAATTTTAAATGA
- the kctd3 gene encoding BTB/POZ domain-containing protein KCTD3, whose translation MAGIGNSSTSGMGDIIQLNVGGTRFSTSRQTLTWIPDSFFSSLLSGRISTLRDETGAIFIDRDPTAFAPILNFLRTKELDLRGVNISILRHEAEFYGITPLVRRLLLCEELERSSCGSVLFHGYLPPPALPARSSAGGQGAAVAGPEERSGPSGAEGGYPRSCPQSSLPGPSGADGPQRLGSPVDPRKVLIVAGHHNWIVAAYAHFVICYRIKESSGWQQVFSSPYLDWAIERVALNAKVVGGPHGDKDKMVAASSESSIILWSIQDGGSGSEIGVFSLGVPVDSLFFIGSQLVATSHTGKVGVWNAVTQHWQVQDVVPITSCDTAGSFLLLGCNNGSVYYIDMQKFPLRMKDNDLLVTELYHDPSNDAITALSVYLTPKTSVSGNWIEIAYGTSSGAVRVIVQHPETVGSGPQLFQTFTVHRSPVTKIMLSEKHLVSVCADNNHVRTWTVTRFRGMISTQPGSTPLASFKIISLEETESHSSYSSGNDIGPFGERDDQQVFIQKVIPITNKLFVRLSSTGKRICEVQAVDGTTITCFTVRECEGSSRMGSRPRRYLFTGHANGSIQMWDLTTAMDTVNKSDDKAKREPEVGGPTEEELLKLLDQCDLSTSRCATPNISPAPSVLQHSRLRESCSSLQLQAQEPIPETATYGALRPYRESPLLARARRTESFHSYRDFHSLNLTKALLENHGECGSMEDENNAEDPDKRNSTMDLWGSRSSETQSAAARKPPDSPGDQQRRAHLMEEGAADSRPDGGRRRGAFEANFLSRKKGPPVPQLSPPPAGADGGGSDSSSTASPSPTKVSTSPRHRKAPDTACE comes from the exons ATGGCTGGAATTGGGAACAGTTCAACATCTGGAATGGGTGACATCATCCAGCTGAATGTCGGAGGAACGAG ATTCAGCACATCAAGGCAGACTCTGACATGGATTCCTGACTCTTTCTTCTCGAG TTTACTTAGTGGAAGAATATCAACACTACGGGATGAAACTGGAGCT ATATTTATTGACAGAGACCCAACAGCATTTGCACCCATTTTAAACTTTCTTCGAACTAAAGAATTGGACTTGAG GGGGGTTAACATAAGTATCCTGCGACATGAAGCCGAGTTCTATGGTATTACACCCTTAG TCCGACGCTTACTGCTTTGTGAAGAACTGGAGCGATCGTCATGTGGAAGTGTGTTGTTTCATGGCTACCTCCCTCCACCAG CTCTCCCAGCGCGGAGCAGTGCCGGAGGGCAGGGTGCAGCTGTTGCAGGTCCAGAGGAGCGCTCAGGCCCCAGTGGCGCAGAGGGGGGTTACCCTCGTTCTTGCCCTCAGTCTTCTCTCCCTGGACCCTCTGGAGCAGATGGACCTCAAAGACTGG gatcACCAGTGGACCCTAGGAAGGTGCTGATTGTCGCTGGCCATCATAACTGGATTGTAGCTGCTTATGCACATTTTGTCATTTGCTACAG GATAAAGGAATCATCCGGCTGGCAGCAGGTGTTTTCCAGCCCTTACCTGGACTGGGCCATCGAGCGGGTGGCCCTCAATGCAAAAGTTGTAGGTGGCCCACATGGAGATAAAGACAAGATGGTGGCAGCGTCATCAGAGAGCAGCATTATATTGTGGAGTATCCAGGATGGAGGCAGCGGAAGTGAAATAG GTGTGTTCAGTCTTGGAGTACCAGTTGACTCTCTGTTCTTCATTGGGAGTCAGCTGGTTGCCACCAGTCACACGGGGAAGGTAGGAGTGTGGAACGCTGTCACCCAGCACTGGCAG GTGCAGGATGTAGTGCCCATCACGAGCTGCGACACTGCTGGCTCCTTCCTCTTGCTGGGCTGTAACAACGGCTCAGTTTACTATATTG ACATGCAGAAGTTTCCACTGAGAATGAAGGACAATGATTTGTTGGTGACAGAGCTGTACCACGACCCATCGAACGATGCCATCACGGCCCTCAGTGTCTACCTGACTCCTAAAACCA GTGTGAGTGGGAACTGGATTGAGATAGCCTATGGAACCAGCTCAGGGGCCGTGCGTGTGATCGTGCAGCATCCAGAGACCGTTGGATCTGGTCCACAGCTCTTCCAGACCTTCACTGTCCATCGCAGCCCTGTCACTAAGATTATGCTCTCTGAAAAGCACTTAGTTTCAG TGTGTGCTGACAATAATCACGTACGCACATGGACGGTGACGCGCTTCAGAGGCATGATCTCCACTCAGCCAGGATCTACTCCGCTGGCCTCCTTTAAGATCATCTCACTGGAGGAGACAGAGAGCCACAGCAGCTATTCCTCCGGCAATGACATTG GCCCATTTGGAGAGAGAGATGACCAACAGGTGTTCATTCAGAAAGTCATTCCTATTACCAACAAACTCTTTGTTCGTCTCTCCTCTACGGGAAAAAG GATCTGTGAGGTGCAGGCTGTAGATGGCACCACCATCACGTGTTTTACAGTGCGAGAGTGTGAAGGCTCGAGCCGCATGGGCTCCAGACCCCGCCGTTACCTCTTCACTGGCCATGCAAATGGGAGCATTCAGATGTGGGACCTCACCACCGCCATGGACACGGTCAACAAGAGTGACGACAAAGCCAAGCGGGAACCAG AGGTGGGAGGTCCAACTGAGGAGGAGCTGCTGAAGCTGCTTGACCAATGTGATTTGAGCACATCTCGCTGTGCCACGCCCAACATCAGCCCCGCCCCCTCCGTGCTGCAGCACAGCCGGCTGCGAGAGTCCTGCTCCAG tcTTCAGCTGCAGGCTCAGGAGCCCATCCCTGAGACGGCCACCTATGGAGCCTTGCGGCCGTACCGAGAAAGCCCCTTGCTGGCCCGCGCTCGACGCACAGAGAGCTTCCACAGCTACAGAGACTTCCACAGCTTAAACCTGACCAAGGCCCTGCTGGAGAACCATGGAGAGTGCGGATCCATGGAGGACGAGAACAATGCTGAGGACCCCGACAAAAGGAACTCTACCATGGACCTCTGGGGGTCCAGATCATCTGAAACCCAGTCTGCAGCTGCACGCAAACCCCCAGACAGCCCCGGAGACCAGCAGCGAAGGGCCCATTTGATGGAGGAAGGGGCTGCAGACTCTAGACCGGATGGAGGCAGGAGGAGGGGAGCATTTGAAGCTAATTTTCTAAGCAGGAAAAAGGGCCCTCCGGTTCCACAGCTGAGCCCCCCACCAGCAGGAGCTGATGGAGGGGGCAGCGACTCGTCCAGCACCGCCTCACCCTCGCCAACTAAAGTGTCCACATCTCCACGCCATCGCAAGGCTCCTGACACAGCATGTGAGTGA